The stretch of DNA GTTAATCCCATCATATTGGCAGATGATCGAGCAAGGGCTATAAGGGAGTATGCAGCCCCCATGTTTAATGAGCTCAATCCAGGCATTGTGAGGCCTGAAATACAAGCACCGCACTTTGAGCTCAAGCCAGtgatgtttcaaatgctccaaaccgTGGGGCAATTCAGCGGGTTGCCAACTgaagatcctcacctccatctccgttcattcttggaggtgagtgattctttcaagatccaaggagtaagtgaagaggtgttaaggttgaagctattcccattctcactaCGGGACAGAGCTAGATCATGGCTCAACACTTTGCCTCCTGATTCTGCGACCAATTGGAATGACCTTGCTGAGAAGTTCCTGAGGAAATACTTTCCTCCTactagaaatgcaaaattcagaagtgagatcatgtcttttcagcaacttgaagatgagtccacaagtgatgcgtgggagaggtttaaggaaCTTTTGCGAAAGTGTCCACATCATGGCATACCACATTGTATTCAGATGGAGACTTTTTATAATGGCTTAAATGCAGCTTCTCGAATGGTGTTAGATGCATCGGCCAATGGTGCTATTTTGTCGAAGTCTTACAATGAGgcatttgagattttggagaccatTGCAAGTAACAACTACCAATGGTCCAACACAAGAGCTCCAACAAGTAGAAAAGTGGCAGGAGTCCTTGAGGTAGATGCAATAACGGCTTTGACAGCTCAAATGGCTTCCATGACgaatgttttgaagaatttgagTATTGGGAACGCTAAAAATATTCAACCAGCTGCTGCCATTCAAAGTGATGATGTCTCATGTGTGTTTTGTGGAGAAGGGCATGTGTTTGAGAAGTGTCCATCTAATCCGGAGTCTGTTTGTTACATGGGAAATCAGAATTTTAACAGAAACAATGGGGCATTCTCAAactcttacaatcaatcttgGAAGAATCATCCTAATTTGTCTTGGGGAGGTCAAGGAGCAAGCTCAAGTACCGCACCAGCCCAAGGAAGACAAGCATATCCACCGGGTTTTTCACAACAACCCCGACATTCACAACATGCTCAAAATGCCCAACCAAGTTCTTTGGAGAGTTTAATGCAGGATTATATGgccaaaaatgatgcggtgataCAAAGTCAAGCTGCCTCTCTTCGAAACTTAGAGTTGCAACTTGGACATTTGGCCAATGAATTAAAAGCTAGGCCGCAAGGTTCTTTGCCTAGTGACACGGAGAATCCAAGGAGGGATGGGAAGGAGCAATGCAAATCCATTCACTTGAGGAGTGGCAAGCATCTGAAAAATTCCGAGGAGGAAATAAAGGGTAGTGGGGAGCCCACTTCAATCCAAAACGacgaaaaattgagtaaaaaaacTGCCCAGGAAATTGCTGATACCAGACCAGTTGATACAGCATCGGGTCAGCAATCTGACAGTCAGCAATCCGCACCAGTATGTACTAAACCACCCCTTCcatttcctcaaagatttcGGAAACAGCAGCAAGATGGGCAATTCAAGAAGTTTTTAGATGTGTTGAAGCAGCTCCATATCAATATTCCCTTGGTGGAAGCATTGGAGCAAATGCCGAACTATGTCAAGTTCTTAAAAGACATTTTGACGAAGAAAAGGAGGTTGGGGGAGTTTGAAACTGTAGCTCTTACCGAAGGATGCAGCGCCATGTTGAAAAGTAAGATTCCACCGAAGTTGGAGTTGAAACCCTTGCCAAGCCATCTGAAGTATGCCTATTTGGGGGAGAATGACACGCTACCAGTTATTATAGCATCAAACTTGGTAGTTGAAGATGAAGGTGCCTTGCTAGAGGTGTTGAAAAAGCATAAAAAAGCAATCGGGTGGACTATGGCGAACATAAGGGGTATTAGTCCCACGATTTGCACGCACAAGATACTTTTAGAAGCTGGTTGTAGCAATTCTGTTGAGCATCAGCGAAGATTGAATCCCGTCATGAAAGAAGTGGTGCGAAAAGAAGTGATCAAGTGGCTAGATTATGGTATTGTGTACCCAATTTCGGATAGCTCATGGGTTAGTCCTGTTCAATGTGTGCCCAAGAAAGGAGGAGTCACGGTGGTGGCTAATGCAAacaatgagttgattcctactcGAACCGTGACCGGTTGGAGGGTGTGTATGGACTACCGGAAGTTAAACAATGCTACTCGGAAGGATCATTTCCCGCTGCCATTTATTGACCAAATGTTGGATCGTTTGGCGAGAAAAGAGTTTTATTGCTTTCTTGACGGATATTCGGGTTACAATCAGATTTCTATAGCACCGGAAGATCAAGAGAAAACCACCTTCACTTGTCCATATGGTACCTTTGCCTTTAGGAGGATGCCATTTGGATTGTGCAATGCTCCCGCAACTttccaaaggtgtatgatggctattttcTCGGATATGGCTGAAAGTATTTTGGAGATATTCATGGATGACTTCTCTATCTACGGGGATTCATTTGGGGTGTGTTTGGAGAATTTGGAAAGAGTGTTAGCAAGATGTGAAGAAACCAACTTGGTGCTTAATTGGAAGAAATGCCACTTCATGGTTCAAGAGGGTATTGTGTTGGGTCACAAGGTGTCTAGCAAGGGGATAGAAGTTGACAAGGCAAAGCTAGAAGTGATTGAGAAGTTACCAGCCCCTACCACGGTGAAAGGCATAAGAAGCTTCCTTGGACACGCGGGTTTCTATAGGCGCTTCATTAAAGACTTTTCTAAGGTGTCCAAACCCTTGTGTAACTTGCTAGAACAAAATAGACCATTTGAGTTTACCGCTGAATGTAATGAAGcatttttgaagttgaagacaGCTCTTGTTACGGCCCCCGTGATTGTAGCACCCGATTGGTCATTGCCCTTTGAACTCATGTGTGATGCAAGTGATTTTGCCGTTGGGGCTGTTCTTGGGCAGCGGAAGAATAAGATctttcattccatttattatgcAAGCA from Cannabis sativa cultivar Pink pepper isolate KNU-18-1 chromosome 2, ASM2916894v1, whole genome shotgun sequence encodes:
- the LOC133034202 gene encoding uncharacterized protein LOC133034202 — its product is MAENFDDDGVAPQIVNPIILADDRARAIREYAAPMFNELNPGIVRPEIQAPHFELKPVMFQMLQTVGQFSGLPTEDPHLHLPSRMVLDASANGAILSKSYNEAFEILETIASNNYQWSNTRAPTSRKVAGVLEVDAITALTAQMASMTNVLKNLSIGNAKNIQPAAAIQSDDVSCVFCGEGHVFEKCPSNPESVCYMGNQNFNRNNGAFSNSYNQSWKNHPNLSWGGQGASSSTAPAQGRQAYPPGFSQQPRHSQHAQNAQPSSLESLMQDYMAKNDAVIQSQAASLRNLELQLGHLANELKARPQGSLPSDTENPRRDGKEQCKSIHLRSGKHLKNSEEEIKGSGEPTSIQNDEKLSKKTAQEIADTRPVDTASGQQSDSQQSAPVCTKPPLPFPQRFRKQQQDGQFKKFLDVLKQLHINIPLVEALEQMPNYVKFLKDILTKKRRLGEFETVALTEGCSAMLKSKIPPKLELKPLPSHLKYAYLGENDTLPVIIASNLVVEDEGALLEVLKKHKKAIGWTMANIRGISPTICTHKILLEAGCSNSVEHQRRLNPVMKEVVRKEVIKWLDYGIVYPISDSSWVSPVQCVPKKGGVTVVANANNELIPTRTVTGWRVCMDYRKLNNATRKDHFPLPFIDQMLDRLARKEFYCFLDGYSGYNQISIAPEDQEKTTFTCPYGTFAFRRMPFGLCNAPATFQRCMMAIFSDMAESILEIFMDDFSIYGDSFGVCLENLERVLARCEETNLVLNWKKCHFMVQEGIVLGHKVSSKGIEVDKAKLEVIEKLPAPTTVKGIRSFLGHAGFYRRFIKDFSKVSKPLCNLLEQNRPFEFTAECNEAFLKLKTALVTAPVIVAPDWSLPFELMCDASDFAVGAVLGQRKNKIFHSIYYASKTLVDAQINYTTTEKELLAVVFAFEKFRSYLVGTKVVVYTDHSAIKYLITKKDSKPRLIRWVLLLQEFDLEIRDRKGTENKVADHLSRLETNNHSSHLEGELQIQDSFPDEQLLVVEQTRVPWYADIVNYLVGGAYPPDFTKQQLKKFLHDSKFYFWDEPYLYKQCPDRIMRRCVPMGEVRSILEHCHSAPYGGHFGGQRTAAKVFQSGYYWPSIFKDAHAFVQQCDRSQRVGNISARNEMPLNCILEVELFDVWGIDFMGPFPQSFGNLYILVAVDYVSKWVEAIASPKNDA